A window of the Streptomyces finlayi genome harbors these coding sequences:
- the era gene encoding GTPase Era → MGAMSARTLENNAPHRAGFACFVGRPNAGKSTLTNALVGQKVAITSNRPQTTRHTVRGIVHREDAQLILVDTPGLHKPRTLLGERLNDVVRTTWAEVDVIGFCLPADQKLGPGDKFIIKELAGIKKTPKIAIITKTDLVNSKTLREQLLAVSRLGEELGFQWAEIIPVSAVKGDQVDLLADLIAPLLPESPPLYPEGDLTDEPEMVMVAELIREAALEGVRDELPHSIAVVVEEMLPREDRPADRPLLDIHANVYIERPSQKGIIIGPQGKRLKEVGTKSRKHIEALLGTPVFLDLHVKVAKDWQRDPKQLRKLGF, encoded by the coding sequence ATGGGCGCCATGAGCGCTCGTACCCTTGAGAACAACGCCCCCCATCGGGCCGGCTTCGCCTGCTTCGTGGGCCGCCCCAACGCGGGCAAGTCCACCCTCACGAACGCTCTGGTCGGTCAGAAGGTGGCGATCACCTCGAACCGCCCCCAGACCACCCGGCACACGGTGCGCGGCATCGTGCACCGTGAGGACGCGCAGCTGATCCTGGTCGACACCCCCGGCCTCCACAAGCCGCGCACACTGCTCGGGGAACGGCTGAACGACGTCGTGCGGACCACCTGGGCCGAGGTCGACGTCATCGGCTTCTGCCTGCCCGCCGACCAGAAGCTCGGCCCCGGCGACAAGTTCATCATCAAGGAACTCGCGGGCATCAAGAAGACGCCGAAGATCGCGATCATCACGAAGACCGACCTGGTCAACTCCAAGACACTCCGCGAGCAGCTACTGGCCGTCTCCCGCCTCGGCGAGGAGCTCGGCTTCCAGTGGGCCGAGATCATCCCGGTCTCCGCGGTCAAGGGTGACCAGGTGGATCTGCTGGCCGACCTGATCGCCCCGCTGCTCCCGGAGAGTCCGCCGCTCTACCCGGAGGGTGACCTCACCGACGAGCCCGAGATGGTGATGGTCGCGGAACTGATCCGCGAGGCCGCGCTGGAAGGCGTGCGGGACGAGCTGCCGCACTCGATCGCGGTGGTCGTCGAGGAGATGCTGCCGCGCGAGGACCGGCCGGCGGACAGGCCGCTGCTGGACATCCACGCGAACGTGTACATCGAGCGGCCCAGCCAGAAGGGCATCATCATCGGCCCGCAGGGCAAGCGGCTCAAGGAAGTCGGCACGAAGTCGCGCAAGCACATCGAGGCGCTGCTCGGTACGCCGGTCTTCCTGGACCTGCACGTGAAGGTTGCCAAGGACTGGCAGCGGGACCCGAAGCAGCTGCGCAAGCTCGGCTTCTAG
- a CDS encoding protealysin inhibitor emfourin, which produces MRIQVSRTGGFAGIARHREVDTTALPDAADWEALAESALITGQAEPAPGVPDGFRYRITVGDRTVHCADPALTEAQRTLISRILKEGA; this is translated from the coding sequence ATGCGGATTCAGGTGAGCCGGACCGGCGGATTCGCCGGCATCGCACGCCACCGCGAGGTGGACACCACGGCCCTGCCCGACGCGGCCGACTGGGAGGCCCTGGCCGAATCCGCGCTCATCACCGGCCAGGCCGAGCCCGCCCCCGGCGTCCCGGACGGCTTCCGCTACCGGATCACGGTCGGCGACCGGACCGTGCACTGCGCTGACCCCGCACTGACCGAGGCCCAGCGCACGCTGATCTCACGCATCCTCAAGGAGGGTGCGTGA